The Streptomyces aurantiacus genome includes a region encoding these proteins:
- a CDS encoding aromatic ring-hydroxylating dioxygenase subunit alpha: protein MTLTQHVRNGWYLGAWSDEIGRTLKQRWITDLPVCFYRLPDQTVTAVEDRCPHRKYPLSLGHLDDDGTLQCDYHGYRFDGQGVCVGVAEQADKPKAALRRFPLVERDGAVWIWPGDPELADEGLLPDTSWLNDPNWTHVHGVVPLKARHLLLLENLLDLTHETFLHPTSIGNAAVAATPIDVTVDGDRVGFSRRMTGIEAPPFYEKSCGLTSPVDRWQDGDFYPPGIFVLNIRVAATGTEEPDGFHMKVLYGMTPGRGNETHDFYALGRDYLIDDQELTRFQHEQQLAVMQEDVDALEAQEIMYATDPGGTAESSIKSDLAALRGRRAVAKMLTREQQAGTARPRASA, encoded by the coding sequence ATGACACTGACACAGCACGTGCGCAACGGCTGGTACCTGGGGGCCTGGTCCGACGAGATCGGCCGAACCCTCAAGCAGCGCTGGATCACCGACCTCCCGGTCTGCTTCTACCGGCTGCCCGACCAGACCGTCACGGCCGTCGAGGACCGCTGCCCCCACCGCAAGTACCCGCTGTCGCTGGGCCACCTCGACGACGACGGAACCCTCCAGTGCGACTACCACGGCTACCGCTTCGACGGGCAGGGCGTGTGTGTCGGGGTCGCCGAGCAGGCCGACAAGCCCAAGGCGGCACTGCGTCGCTTCCCCCTGGTCGAGCGGGACGGCGCCGTATGGATCTGGCCCGGGGACCCCGAACTGGCCGACGAGGGCCTCCTGCCCGACACCTCGTGGCTGAACGACCCGAACTGGACCCATGTGCACGGGGTCGTCCCACTGAAGGCCCGGCATCTGCTGCTCCTGGAGAACCTGCTCGACCTCACCCACGAAACGTTCCTGCACCCGACCAGCATCGGAAACGCCGCCGTCGCCGCGACCCCGATCGACGTGACGGTGGACGGCGACCGGGTCGGCTTCAGCCGCCGCATGACCGGCATCGAGGCGCCGCCGTTCTACGAGAAGTCCTGCGGACTGACCTCTCCGGTGGACCGCTGGCAGGACGGCGACTTCTACCCGCCGGGCATCTTCGTCCTCAACATCCGCGTCGCGGCCACCGGCACCGAGGAGCCGGACGGCTTCCACATGAAGGTGCTGTACGGGATGACCCCGGGACGCGGCAACGAAACGCACGACTTCTACGCGCTCGGCCGCGACTACCTCATCGACGACCAGGAGCTCACGAGGTTCCAGCACGAGCAGCAACTGGCCGTGATGCAGGAGGACGTCGACGCCCTGGAGGCGCAGGAGATCATGTACGCCACCGACCCGGGCGGCACCGCCGAGTCCAGCATCAAGTCCGACCTCGCCGCACTGCGCGGACGCCGGGCGGTGGCGAAGATGCTCACCCGCGAACAGCAGGCCGGCACCGCGCGACCCCGGGCGTCCGCATGA
- a CDS encoding PDR/VanB family oxidoreductase, whose translation MTSPPTAAPDTHTLGSAEAGTPSAARRGTEFEGTATVVARQTVADGVVSLELAASCGEPLPPWRPGAHIDVVLPTGVIRQYSLCGPVKDTARWRVAVLREPDGRGGSQWIHDHLVEGGELRVRGPRNNFPLRPAARYLFVGGGIGITPLLPMIAEAEAAGAEWSLLYGGRTRASMAFLPELEGYGERVTVRPQDQYGLLDLTGHLGDPDRSALVYCCGPAGLIDAVEAHCAGWPTGALNVERFAAADVRQPAGDEAEQPIEVELRASGTTLTVPPGLSVLKAVEQAGVPVLSSCEEGICGSCETSVLEGEVDHRDSLLTDDERAANDTMLICVSRARGRRLVLDL comes from the coding sequence GTGACGAGCCCCCCAACCGCCGCCCCGGACACGCACACCCTCGGTTCCGCCGAGGCCGGAACGCCCTCCGCGGCCCGGCGCGGCACCGAGTTCGAAGGCACCGCCACCGTAGTGGCCCGCCAGACGGTGGCGGACGGTGTCGTGTCGCTGGAACTCGCAGCGAGCTGCGGCGAACCGCTGCCGCCCTGGCGGCCGGGAGCACACATCGACGTCGTCCTGCCCACGGGCGTCATCCGGCAGTACTCGCTCTGCGGTCCGGTGAAAGACACGGCCCGCTGGCGCGTGGCGGTGCTCCGAGAGCCCGACGGACGCGGCGGATCGCAGTGGATCCACGACCACCTCGTGGAGGGCGGCGAACTCCGGGTGCGCGGCCCGCGCAACAACTTCCCCTTGCGGCCGGCGGCCCGGTACCTGTTCGTCGGCGGCGGGATCGGCATCACCCCCCTGCTCCCGATGATCGCCGAGGCCGAGGCTGCGGGGGCCGAGTGGTCCCTGCTCTACGGGGGCCGCACGCGCGCGTCCATGGCGTTCCTGCCCGAGCTGGAGGGCTACGGCGAGCGCGTGACCGTACGTCCGCAGGACCAGTACGGTCTGCTCGACCTCACCGGTCACCTCGGCGATCCCGACCGGTCCGCCCTGGTCTACTGCTGCGGCCCCGCGGGGCTCATCGACGCGGTCGAGGCACACTGCGCCGGCTGGCCGACCGGAGCGCTGAACGTCGAGCGGTTCGCCGCGGCGGACGTGCGACAGCCGGCGGGCGATGAGGCCGAGCAGCCCATAGAGGTGGAACTGCGGGCGTCCGGGACGACGCTGACCGTGCCGCCCGGGCTGTCGGTCCTCAAGGCCGTGGAGCAGGCGGGCGTACCTGTCCTGTCGTCCTGCGAGGAAGGCATCTGCGGCTCGTGCGAGACCTCCGTCCTGGAGGGCGAGGTCGACCACCGCGACTCACTGCTCACCGACGACGAGCGGGCAGCGAACGACACGATGCTGATCTGCGTCTCCCGCGCTCGGGGCCGACGCCTCGTCCTGGATCTCTGA
- a CDS encoding AMP-binding protein yields MNVSIGTVWEAVCRALPDAVAITEPGRETTYREFDERASRLAAALESAGVGEGDTVACYLHNGATYLETVFAAFKLGAVPVNANYRYTGKELSELLTDADAAAVVFSGSLADRVTHAAKHVRTLKLLVRVGEPPADGPGGPAVPELEELLTAHAPREPQRRPGTDQLFMYTGGTTGKPKGVIWQLSDLLRAHVVPFYHPLGVTELPASLDEAVAIAVKARHEGRAPTTMPVVPLMHATGLFNTMGALMTGGRAVTARAGGLDPEHVWHMIAEQRVDTAIIAGNAVCRPLVDELLRAEKAGTPHDLRSLRRMISSGTALSDPLKRALHERADVTITEAIASSEGGPFAFAVTSSVEDLPSRFHPVPATRVIGSDDRFLEPGSDETGVLAYCGPMPLGYYKDTEKSAKAYRTIEGVRYAIPGDLARLEADGAIRFLGRGSGVINTGGEKVHPQEVENVLLGHPEVTDCAVVGVPDETWGERVAAVVAVQPGGTVTGDELRDLVRQSLAGYKVPRSIVLTDRLPRTPTGKLETAWARKTAQEADSGDGM; encoded by the coding sequence GTGAACGTGTCCATCGGCACGGTCTGGGAGGCGGTCTGCCGCGCGCTGCCCGATGCCGTCGCCATCACGGAGCCCGGTCGTGAGACCACGTACCGGGAGTTCGACGAGCGCGCGTCACGGCTGGCCGCCGCACTGGAATCGGCCGGAGTGGGCGAGGGAGACACCGTGGCCTGCTACCTGCACAACGGGGCCACCTACCTGGAGACGGTCTTCGCCGCCTTCAAGCTCGGTGCCGTACCGGTGAACGCCAACTACCGCTACACCGGCAAGGAACTTTCCGAGCTCCTGACCGACGCCGACGCCGCCGCGGTCGTCTTCAGCGGCTCCCTGGCCGACCGCGTCACGCATGCCGCGAAGCATGTGCGCACGCTGAAGCTGCTGGTGAGAGTGGGCGAGCCGCCCGCCGACGGTCCGGGCGGGCCCGCGGTGCCCGAACTGGAGGAGCTACTGACCGCGCACGCGCCGCGCGAGCCTCAGCGACGGCCCGGAACGGACCAGCTGTTCATGTACACCGGCGGGACCACGGGCAAGCCGAAGGGCGTCATATGGCAGCTGAGCGACCTGCTGCGCGCCCACGTCGTCCCGTTCTACCACCCGCTCGGAGTCACCGAACTCCCCGCAAGCCTCGACGAGGCCGTGGCCATCGCTGTCAAGGCACGCCACGAAGGCCGCGCGCCGACCACGATGCCCGTCGTACCCCTGATGCACGCCACCGGGCTGTTCAACACCATGGGCGCCCTGATGACAGGAGGCCGGGCGGTCACCGCACGAGCGGGCGGCCTCGACCCGGAACATGTCTGGCACATGATCGCCGAGCAGCGGGTCGATACGGCCATCATCGCGGGCAACGCCGTGTGCCGCCCGCTCGTCGACGAACTCCTGCGGGCTGAGAAAGCCGGGACGCCGCACGACCTGCGCTCGTTGCGCAGGATGATCAGCTCCGGCACCGCGCTCAGCGATCCGCTCAAGAGGGCACTGCACGAACGTGCCGACGTCACCATCACCGAAGCCATCGCATCGAGCGAAGGGGGCCCTTTCGCCTTCGCGGTCACCTCCTCGGTAGAGGATCTGCCCTCGCGGTTCCACCCCGTTCCGGCGACGCGGGTGATCGGCTCCGATGACCGCTTTCTCGAACCAGGCAGCGACGAGACGGGCGTCCTCGCCTATTGCGGGCCCATGCCGCTCGGCTACTACAAGGACACCGAGAAGAGCGCGAAGGCGTACCGCACCATCGAGGGGGTCCGGTACGCGATCCCCGGCGACCTGGCTCGACTTGAGGCCGACGGCGCGATCCGGTTCCTCGGACGTGGTTCGGGCGTGATCAACACGGGTGGGGAGAAGGTGCACCCGCAGGAGGTGGAGAACGTACTGCTGGGGCATCCCGAGGTGACGGACTGTGCCGTCGTCGGCGTCCCCGACGAGACCTGGGGCGAGCGTGTGGCGGCCGTCGTGGCAGTCCAGCCGGGCGGTACCGTCACCGGTGACGAACTGCGCGACCTGGTCCGGCAGAGTCTCGCCGGGTACAAGGTGCCGCGTTCCATCGTCCTGACGGACAGGCTGCCGCGGACCCCGACCGGCAAGCTCGAGACCGCCTGGGCCAGGAAGACGGCGCAGGAAGCCGACTCGGGCGACGGAATGTGA
- a CDS encoding sensor histidine kinase, with the protein MSTSPLVGWDDIVAVAPDGLAVLDCVGRFVRLNPAAAALLRADAEGDLIGAPSPFTLVEGAAECRAGLLELRSDEQVAHWEPARGPRREFAYRARSLPADPKLTVVSFRDVTDEWHRQRRIAAIARTSIALASESSLGSTLDAVAQQIVQADGLAGVQILSLDSTGRELRLMGSAGLRHWDSFLDRLLECRDRGARLSMLDALKERKPIVVPHRWAQIREDPAWEPLHGYLGELNWDSFVSVPLMARGRPEGVLNAYFAPGQEIGSRTLEFLAAMAEHAALAVDYATLLQREREGARRNERQRLARDLHDSIVQQVFSIGMQANAAGVLGARGEAVSAEAVRAFADEVGTLSRTVLADLRAMVHELRPASSSLRLGLEDAVTTLVKSTENRTGLSIRLEFGQQVDTVEPELAEDMYRIVAEAIHNVVKHAEATTVTIRLAVQDHTLTAVIRDDGRGIAESGGRRAAPENEDGEATGATGHHGYGLTTMRERTERWGGTMRIRSEGRSGTTVRVVIPLPVRVPESPPDSEGARSIPSAVSLREAENPARSGS; encoded by the coding sequence ATGTCCACGTCGCCGCTCGTGGGGTGGGACGACATCGTCGCCGTCGCGCCGGACGGCCTCGCCGTTCTGGACTGCGTGGGCCGGTTCGTACGGCTGAACCCGGCGGCGGCCGCGCTGCTTCGGGCGGACGCAGAGGGCGACCTCATCGGTGCGCCGTCCCCGTTCACCCTTGTGGAGGGAGCCGCCGAGTGCCGCGCGGGGCTGCTGGAGCTCCGGTCGGACGAGCAGGTGGCCCACTGGGAGCCCGCCCGCGGACCCCGACGTGAATTCGCCTACCGGGCCCGCAGTCTGCCGGCCGACCCGAAGCTCACCGTGGTGTCGTTCCGCGACGTCACCGACGAATGGCACCGGCAGCGCAGGATCGCGGCGATCGCCCGGACGTCGATCGCTCTGGCCTCGGAGAGTTCGCTCGGCTCGACCCTGGACGCCGTGGCCCAGCAGATCGTCCAGGCGGACGGCCTGGCCGGCGTGCAGATCCTCAGCCTCGACAGCACCGGCCGGGAACTGCGGCTGATGGGCTCCGCGGGACTGCGCCACTGGGACTCGTTCCTCGACCGTCTGCTGGAGTGCCGTGACCGGGGCGCCCGGCTGTCCATGCTGGACGCCCTGAAGGAACGCAAGCCGATCGTCGTCCCGCACCGGTGGGCCCAGATCCGCGAGGACCCGGCCTGGGAACCGCTGCACGGCTACCTCGGCGAGCTGAACTGGGACTCCTTCGTCAGCGTGCCGTTGATGGCGCGCGGTCGTCCCGAAGGGGTACTGAACGCCTACTTCGCCCCCGGGCAGGAGATCGGTAGCCGGACACTGGAGTTCCTCGCCGCCATGGCGGAACACGCTGCCCTCGCCGTCGACTACGCCACGCTGCTCCAGCGTGAGCGCGAGGGCGCCCGTCGCAACGAGCGTCAGCGCCTCGCCCGCGACCTGCACGACTCGATCGTCCAGCAGGTGTTCTCCATCGGTATGCAGGCCAACGCCGCCGGGGTGCTGGGCGCGCGGGGCGAAGCGGTGTCGGCGGAAGCGGTCCGCGCCTTCGCGGACGAAGTCGGGACTCTCTCGCGAACCGTCCTCGCCGACCTCCGGGCCATGGTGCACGAACTGCGTCCAGCCTCCTCCTCCCTCCGGCTCGGCCTTGAGGACGCGGTGACCACGCTTGTCAAAAGCACCGAGAACCGGACGGGCCTCAGCATCCGGCTGGAGTTCGGACAACAGGTGGACACGGTCGAACCGGAACTGGCCGAGGACATGTACCGGATCGTCGCGGAAGCCATCCACAACGTGGTCAAGCACGCGGAAGCCACCACCGTCACCATCCGCCTCGCCGTACAGGACCACACACTGACCGCCGTCATCCGCGACGACGGACGCGGAATCGCGGAATCCGGCGGGCGACGGGCCGCACCGGAGAACGAGGACGGCGAGGCGACAGGTGCCACCGGACATCACGGCTACGGACTGACGACCATGCGGGAAAGGACAGAGCGATGGGGCGGCACCATGAGGATCAGATCCGAGGGGAGGAGCGGCACGACCGTACGGGTCGTCATACCCCTTCCGGTACGAGTGCCGGAGTCGCCCCCGGACTCGGAGGGAGCACGGAGCATCCCGTCGGCGGTTTCGCTCCGAGAAGCGGAGAACCCCGCCCGGTCCGGGTCCTGA
- a CDS encoding response regulator, with translation MIVDDHAVVRRGIRAYLEVLDDMEVAAEAADGQETLTRLDAMAAHRELPDVVLIDLLMPKMDGVTAIGEIKQRHPGLRLVVLTSFGEMERVHAALAQGAAGYLLKDADASEVVAAIRAAARGEVFLDPAVARGLTQEIVSPPTGLASLTSRERDVLVLVAEGRSNQQIADELVISERTARTHVSNVLRKLRLTSRTQAALLAVRQGLVPPKG, from the coding sequence CTGATCGTCGACGACCACGCCGTCGTACGCCGCGGAATCCGTGCCTACCTCGAGGTCCTGGACGACATGGAAGTGGCCGCGGAGGCCGCCGACGGCCAGGAGACACTCACCCGGCTCGACGCGATGGCCGCCCACCGGGAGTTGCCGGACGTCGTCTTGATTGACCTGCTCATGCCCAAGATGGACGGGGTGACCGCGATCGGAGAGATCAAGCAGCGCCACCCCGGTCTCCGACTCGTGGTCCTCACCAGCTTCGGAGAGATGGAACGCGTCCACGCGGCACTCGCCCAGGGAGCTGCCGGCTACCTGCTCAAGGACGCCGACGCAAGTGAGGTGGTCGCCGCAATCCGCGCGGCCGCCCGGGGCGAGGTCTTCCTCGACCCCGCGGTGGCCAGGGGACTCACCCAGGAGATCGTTTCGCCGCCGACCGGGCTCGCCTCGCTCACCAGCCGGGAACGCGACGTCCTTGTCCTGGTCGCCGAAGGACGGTCGAACCAGCAGATCGCCGACGAGTTGGTGATCAGCGAGCGCACCGCCCGCACCCACGTGAGCAACGTCCTGCGCAAACTCCGGCTCACCTCCCGGACCCAGGCCGCGTTGCTCGCGGTGCGGCAAGGACTGGTGCCCCCGAAGGGCTGA
- a CDS encoding SDR family NAD(P)-dependent oxidoreductase, whose amino-acid sequence MLDGKVAIVTGSGRGLGRAYARGMAAAGAAVVVNDLDADVATETVDLITDAGGTAVAHVGAVGGSEFADALVRRAVDEFGRLDVMVTNAGALRDRTLRNTTDDDFDLVVNSHLRGTFTCGRAAAARFREQGEGGRLILVGSPAGQRASFGQTAYSASKGAIVAMTRTWALELAKIDVTVNAIVPTALTRMVATMPRLGDLVAKVDAGEPVPDAIRRQGLGSPEDVAPVIVYLASKESAHVTGQAIAAGGDRIALWTHPGEVEERFRQDGWTAGSVAELFSGAHADRLQDFRPTPLDLEAFEEA is encoded by the coding sequence ATGCTCGACGGCAAAGTCGCCATTGTCACAGGTTCGGGCCGAGGCCTGGGGCGTGCCTATGCTCGCGGGATGGCCGCGGCGGGTGCCGCCGTCGTCGTGAACGACCTCGACGCCGATGTGGCCACGGAGACGGTCGACCTGATCACGGACGCGGGCGGAACGGCCGTCGCCCATGTCGGTGCGGTCGGAGGTTCCGAGTTCGCCGACGCGCTGGTGCGGCGCGCGGTCGACGAGTTCGGCCGACTGGACGTGATGGTCACCAACGCCGGTGCGCTGCGCGACCGGACCCTGCGCAACACCACCGATGACGACTTCGACCTCGTCGTCAACAGCCATCTGCGCGGTACGTTCACCTGCGGCCGCGCGGCGGCGGCCCGCTTCCGCGAACAGGGCGAGGGCGGCCGGCTCATCCTGGTGGGATCACCGGCTGGGCAGCGCGCCAGCTTCGGCCAGACCGCGTACTCGGCGTCCAAGGGCGCGATCGTCGCGATGACGCGCACCTGGGCGCTCGAGCTCGCGAAGATCGATGTCACCGTCAACGCCATCGTGCCGACCGCGCTGACCCGCATGGTGGCGACCATGCCCCGGCTCGGTGACCTCGTGGCGAAGGTCGATGCCGGGGAGCCCGTTCCCGACGCCATCCGGCGGCAGGGGCTGGGATCGCCGGAAGACGTGGCACCGGTGATCGTGTATCTCGCGTCCAAGGAGTCGGCCCACGTCACCGGACAGGCCATCGCGGCGGGAGGCGACCGGATCGCCCTGTGGACGCACCCCGGTGAGGTCGAGGAGCGGTTCCGGCAGGACGGCTGGACCGCCGGATCGGTCGCGGAACTCTTCTCAGGCGCCCACGCGGACCGACTCCAGGACTTCAGGCCCACACCCCTCGATCTGGAAGCCTTTGAGGAGGCGTGA
- a CDS encoding IclR family transcriptional regulator domain-containing protein, translating into MPRHGTGPDFIEALARGLEVIAAFRPGHPRMSLAQVAGATGLARPTARRILLTLEELGYVRSCETGFALTPRVLELGVAYVRSMGLWEIARPQMERLVERTGESCSVAQLDGSDIIYVARVAVPKLVTLSVQIGTRFPALQTSLGKVLLAALPADELEGVLAEPSRSGLTPCWQPSPGERDAVLREVRARGWALTDQHLAPGIRSVAAPLRDGYGQVIAALNVNCHAAETSVERLVEEHLPLLLQTAGDISADFARVAAVPQT; encoded by the coding sequence GTGCCACGCCACGGAACAGGACCGGATTTCATCGAGGCACTGGCGCGGGGGCTGGAAGTCATTGCCGCGTTCCGGCCGGGGCACCCGCGGATGTCACTGGCTCAGGTCGCCGGTGCCACCGGGCTCGCCAGGCCGACCGCCCGCAGGATTCTGCTGACCCTGGAGGAACTCGGCTATGTCCGCTCGTGCGAGACAGGGTTCGCTCTGACCCCGAGGGTGCTCGAACTCGGGGTCGCCTACGTACGCTCCATGGGCTTGTGGGAGATCGCGCGGCCCCAGATGGAGCGGCTGGTGGAGCGGACCGGCGAGTCGTGCTCCGTGGCTCAGCTGGACGGATCGGACATCATCTATGTGGCCCGGGTGGCCGTCCCGAAGCTGGTGACCCTGTCGGTGCAGATCGGAACGCGGTTTCCGGCACTGCAGACCTCCCTGGGAAAGGTACTGCTGGCGGCCCTGCCGGCCGATGAGCTGGAAGGGGTGCTCGCCGAACCCTCACGCTCGGGGCTGACGCCGTGCTGGCAGCCCAGCCCCGGCGAACGCGACGCGGTCCTGCGCGAGGTGCGGGCACGTGGGTGGGCACTGACGGACCAACATCTGGCGCCCGGCATTCGGTCGGTCGCGGCCCCGTTGCGTGACGGGTACGGCCAGGTCATCGCGGCGCTCAACGTCAACTGCCACGCGGCCGAGACATCGGTCGAGCGACTTGTCGAGGAGCATCTACCGCTGCTGTTGCAGACCGCGGGAGACATCAGCGCGGATTTCGCCCGCGTCGCCGCCGTGCCGCAGACCTGA
- a CDS encoding aldehyde dehydrogenase family protein: MSERIHTAPQETGAAPVRTGLIIDGKTVETEEWTAVHNPAAPDLVVGHAAAATPEQARAAVAAADAAFPAWAAMPARRRAEIISEALTLLEGSEAERAALMTRENGKISFESQIEMGVFVARTRAAIDLADSLDQVRRLEGPPLTSHIHRLPMGVVTVIVPFNWPIAILGASLPYALLAGNTAVVKPPPTVPLAMVRTLELFAAGLPAGVLNVVTGSNDAVAPLLTDPRVRKIVFTGSTDAGKHIMAAAAQNLASVTLELGGNDPAIVLDDAVLDQEHIGRLVQGSFLTSGQVCMAVKRVYVHRSRYDELVDELSSALDTQRVGPGDDPASTMGPLNSAAQRDKVAAMLAQAAGAGAEIRERGTLASGAATSTGHFLRPALVLDPDPGLRIVTEEQFGPALPILPFDDVDSVLDQVNNDWSGLCSSVWSADPARAAGLAERLRTGTTWINHANAVACDDRAPFGGFRQSGIGREMGPDGLLSFTEAHTITTHG, from the coding sequence ATGTCCGAAAGAATCCATACAGCACCGCAGGAGACCGGGGCGGCGCCCGTCCGCACCGGACTGATCATCGACGGCAAGACAGTCGAGACCGAGGAGTGGACGGCCGTCCACAACCCCGCCGCCCCCGACCTGGTCGTCGGCCACGCAGCCGCGGCGACCCCTGAGCAAGCCCGCGCGGCGGTCGCGGCCGCGGATGCCGCGTTCCCCGCCTGGGCCGCGATGCCCGCCCGTCGGCGAGCGGAGATCATCAGTGAGGCGCTCACCCTGCTCGAGGGAAGCGAGGCCGAGCGGGCGGCCTTGATGACCCGCGAGAACGGCAAGATCTCCTTCGAGAGCCAGATAGAGATGGGCGTCTTCGTCGCGCGCACGCGGGCGGCGATCGATCTCGCCGACTCCCTCGACCAGGTACGGCGCCTCGAAGGCCCGCCGCTGACCTCGCACATCCACCGCCTCCCCATGGGCGTGGTCACCGTCATCGTGCCGTTCAACTGGCCGATCGCCATCCTCGGCGCGAGCCTGCCGTACGCGCTGCTCGCCGGGAACACAGCCGTGGTCAAGCCCCCGCCCACCGTGCCGCTGGCCATGGTGCGCACGCTGGAGCTGTTCGCCGCAGGGCTCCCGGCCGGGGTGCTGAACGTCGTGACGGGCAGCAACGACGCCGTCGCCCCGCTGCTCACCGACCCTCGTGTTCGGAAGATCGTCTTCACCGGCAGCACGGACGCCGGCAAGCACATCATGGCCGCCGCCGCACAGAACCTCGCCTCGGTGACGCTCGAACTCGGCGGCAACGACCCCGCGATCGTCCTCGACGACGCCGTACTGGACCAGGAGCACATCGGACGGCTCGTCCAGGGCTCCTTCCTGACGAGCGGCCAGGTCTGCATGGCCGTCAAGCGGGTGTACGTCCACCGCTCCCGCTACGACGAACTCGTCGACGAGCTCTCTTCCGCCCTTGACACCCAGCGTGTGGGGCCCGGAGACGATCCTGCCTCGACCATGGGCCCTCTCAACAGCGCCGCCCAACGGGACAAGGTGGCCGCCATGCTCGCCCAGGCGGCCGGAGCCGGAGCCGAGATACGCGAACGGGGCACCCTGGCCTCCGGTGCCGCCACCTCCACAGGCCACTTCCTGCGCCCCGCCCTCGTCCTCGATCCCGACCCGGGCCTGAGAATCGTCACCGAGGAACAGTTCGGCCCCGCCTTGCCGATCCTGCCCTTCGACGACGTGGACTCCGTACTGGACCAGGTCAACAACGACTGGTCGGGACTGTGCTCCTCGGTCTGGAGCGCCGACCCCGCCCGCGCGGCGGGCCTCGCGGAACGGCTGCGCACCGGCACCACCTGGATCAACCACGCCAACGCCGTTGCGTGCGACGACCGAGCCCCCTTCGGCGGCTTCCGCCAGAGCGGCATCGGACGCGAGATGGGCCCGGACGGCCTGCTCTCCTTCACCGAAGCGCACACCATCACGACGCACGGATAG
- a CDS encoding MFS transporter: MTGTPVALSVGTPLGAWLGSTVGGRWSFAAMSLLSVIVMVFAKFLVPDARGQSAQTRAPLSRVVGIPGVATILAVVFVWMLAHNLLYTYIASYLQQMRLALRPDVTLLVFGVAALGGIWITGVFIDRALRRLTLASVTLFIVAAAFLAAAQQSTVLVLLAIVLWGLAFGGSATQLQTALGEAAGENADAANAMLTTSFNMAIFAGGAVGAVVVDGVGAPVLPAAMIALTLMALVMVGFGRRAAFPAGR, translated from the coding sequence ATGACCGGAACCCCCGTCGCGCTGTCCGTCGGAACCCCCCTTGGCGCCTGGCTGGGCTCGACGGTCGGGGGCCGCTGGTCCTTCGCCGCGATGTCACTGCTCAGCGTCATCGTCATGGTCTTCGCGAAGTTCCTCGTGCCCGACGCTCGGGGGCAGTCGGCGCAGACACGCGCTCCGCTCAGCCGAGTGGTGGGCATTCCCGGCGTGGCGACCATCCTCGCCGTCGTATTCGTCTGGATGCTCGCGCACAACCTGCTCTACACATACATCGCTTCCTATCTGCAGCAGATGCGTCTAGCTCTCCGGCCCGACGTCACACTTCTCGTCTTCGGCGTCGCTGCGCTCGGCGGCATCTGGATCACCGGCGTGTTCATCGACCGCGCACTTCGCAGGCTCACCCTGGCGAGCGTGACTCTGTTCATCGTCGCCGCAGCGTTTCTTGCCGCCGCGCAGCAGTCCACTGTGCTCGTGCTGCTCGCGATCGTCCTGTGGGGCCTCGCGTTCGGCGGCTCGGCGACGCAGCTGCAGACGGCCCTGGGGGAGGCCGCGGGCGAGAACGCCGATGCGGCGAACGCGATGCTGACGACATCCTTCAACATGGCGATCTTTGCGGGTGGTGCTGTGGGGGCTGTGGTCGTCGATGGCGTGGGCGCACCGGTTCTTCCAGCCGCGATGATCGCTCTCACACTCATGGCGCTCGTCATGGTCGGCTTCGGCCGGCGCGCAGCATTCCCCGCAGGGCGTTGA